The proteins below come from a single Nitrospira sp. genomic window:
- a CDS encoding type II toxin-antitoxin system RelE/ParE family toxin encodes MPGCEVFFHPAAVEEAQAARAWYLERSISAADSFLAELDHAIEAIAQTPDRWPGFVHGTRRYVFHHFPFQLIYRVSAGHVQIIAIAHGRRRPGYWKAR; translated from the coding sequence ATGCCTGGGTGCGAAGTTTTCTTCCATCCTGCTGCGGTCGAGGAGGCTCAGGCTGCCCGAGCGTGGTACCTGGAGCGAAGCATTTCGGCCGCTGATTCTTTCCTCGCTGAACTCGACCACGCCATTGAAGCCATTGCTCAAACGCCTGACCGTTGGCCGGGCTTTGTGCATGGAACCCGCCGGTACGTGTTCCACCATTTTCCATTTCAGCTGATCTATCGAGTGAGTGCCGGCCACGTGCAAATCATTGCGATTGCCCATGGCAGGCGAAGGCCAGGCTATTGGAAGGCTCGCTAG